A genomic window from Acidobacteriota bacterium includes:
- a CDS encoding Re/Si-specific NAD(P)(+) transhydrogenase subunit alpha, producing the protein MVKVFVPKERRAGETRVAATPETVKHLVGDGLEITVEAGAGTAASFSDEAYGTAGALIATDPAAAWAEADLVLKVQCPDAEEIGRLREGALLIGLLSPFDNLDAVRQLAAGKVTSLSMELVPRISRAQSMDALSSQASIAGYKAVLLAAYRLPQYFPLLMTAAGTIPPARVVVMGAGVAGLQAIATAKRLGATVEVSDIRPAVKEQVESLGAKFIELPMEETGEGEGGYAKQMTEDFLTKQREIVKRRLAEADVAVTTALVPGKKAPMLISEDMVRGMKAGAVIVDLAVAQGGNCALSKQDEEVMENGVLILGPSNLPAQTMPQDASTLYARNLQALIRLMIEEGKLNLDLEDEVLAGSLLTHEGKVTNGPVAAQLEGESS; encoded by the coding sequence ATGGTCAAAGTCTTCGTACCAAAGGAGAGGCGCGCCGGGGAGACCCGCGTGGCCGCCACCCCCGAAACGGTGAAGCATCTCGTCGGCGACGGGCTGGAGATTACCGTCGAAGCCGGAGCCGGCACGGCGGCCAGCTTTTCCGATGAGGCTTACGGCACCGCCGGTGCCCTTATCGCCACCGACCCGGCAGCGGCCTGGGCGGAGGCGGATCTGGTGCTCAAAGTGCAATGCCCCGACGCCGAGGAAATCGGCCGGCTGCGCGAAGGAGCGCTGCTCATCGGGCTGCTTTCACCCTTCGACAATCTCGACGCCGTCCGCCAGCTGGCCGCGGGCAAGGTCACTTCCTTGTCCATGGAGCTGGTGCCGCGCATCAGCCGGGCCCAGAGCATGGACGCGCTGTCCTCCCAGGCGAGCATCGCCGGTTATAAAGCGGTGCTGCTGGCGGCCTATCGGCTGCCCCAATACTTCCCGCTGCTGATGACCGCCGCCGGCACCATTCCGCCGGCCCGGGTGGTGGTGATGGGCGCCGGCGTCGCCGGCCTCCAGGCCATCGCCACCGCCAAGCGCCTGGGCGCGACGGTGGAGGTCTCGGACATTCGGCCGGCGGTGAAGGAGCAGGTGGAATCCCTGGGGGCCAAGTTCATCGAGCTGCCCATGGAAGAGACCGGCGAAGGCGAGGGCGGGTACGCCAAGCAAATGACCGAGGATTTTCTGACCAAGCAGCGGGAGATCGTCAAGCGTCGCCTGGCGGAAGCGGACGTGGCGGTGACCACCGCCCTGGTGCCGGGCAAGAAGGCCCCCATGCTGATCAGCGAGGACATGGTGCGGGGGATGAAGGCGGGAGCGGTAATCGTCGATCTGGCGGTGGCCCAGGGCGGCAACTGCGCGCTGTCCAAGCAGGATGAGGAGGTGATGGAGAACGGGGTGCTGATCCTCGGTCCCTCGAACCTCCCGGCCCAGACCATGCCCCAGGACGCCAGCACCCTCTACGCGCGCAACCTGCAGGCGCTGATCCGCCTGATGATCGAGGAGGGCAAGCTCAACCTCGACCTGGAGGACGAGGTCCTCGCCGGCTCGTTGCTCACCCACGAGGGCAAGGTCACCAACGGGCCGGTGGCGGCCCAGCTGGAGGGAGAATCATCATGA
- a CDS encoding NAD(P) transhydrogenase subunit alpha, producing MMGALLVGVYVFVLAMFVGFEIITKIPPTLHTPLMSGANAVSGVTVVGALIAAREGNSDISSLLGLAAIIFATMNVVGGFLVTDRMLKMFSQKKKAK from the coding sequence ATGATGGGAGCACTGCTCGTCGGTGTTTATGTCTTCGTGCTGGCCATGTTCGTCGGCTTCGAGATCATCACTAAGATCCCGCCCACTCTGCACACTCCGCTGATGTCCGGCGCCAACGCCGTGTCCGGTGTCACGGTCGTGGGCGCGCTGATCGCGGCTCGGGAGGGCAACTCGGACATCAGCAGCCTGCTGGGCCTGGCGGCGATCATCTTTGCCACCATGAACGTGGTGGGTGGCTTCCTGGTCACCGACCGTATGTTGAAAATGTTCAGCCAGAAGAAGAAAGCCAAATGA